The Branchiostoma floridae strain S238N-H82 chromosome 7, Bfl_VNyyK, whole genome shotgun sequence region TGCAAATTAAAATTGGAACATTACTCAAAGTCAAATGTAATGACGGGCTATTACCTATAAGCTACCGATTGGTATGGTTCGTTGAAAAAGTTCAAGACCCGTCTTACGAAGGCAGCATACATAATTGATAGAGTGTTCAATGTAGTCTGACAATGTAACCCGACAGGGTCGTGGAGAACGTTAGCATATTTCAGCCGAGGAGGTTATAGTTGATTAAGTGGCCGATTTATATGGACGGTAATTACAAGTTTTAATAGCTTTAGGACAGTACGTGTTAATATATGTTTGTAGTTGGTCTCTACGGTAACAAAGTCACATTCAAACACTACCAACAGTTACAAGGCATGTTGGCCAGGCATCTATTCCTCCCTCCCCCCAGACAGTAtatgtaatacccctgtcaaatttggcaaaaatcgtTCGGACGatgattctgcggcaatcgcccgagcctcgcttataataataactttattgcacaacaattgtacaaggtacaaagcatggcttatatgtgacagggacggctttcaggtgaaaaatacgcgcaacagTCTCTGGaacttaaatatggccgatcttccatcgctacgcccgaagatcgtggataatgtgacaggggtattagtaACACGATCCACGGATCACATAGGTCAAAACTTCTTCTTTCACTTTTCACATCAGATGTAAAGCCGTAGCAATGAGATCAATACTGCGGTACTGGCCTTagtgtaaacaaacaaaccctttATTCTCAGTGCGTGATCAATACAATTtccaacatgtaaaacattgtTCCGTGCATTTTGACTTCCTTTACAATTATATAATTCTAGAGTTTGTTGTTGAATCTGCTGCAGGTTGAAATCTGCTGTTCTGTTGTTGGGGTCAATTTCATGAAGTTGAAGTCGTCTTTTAGCTTTCTTCGCGAAGATTCTATGCGGCAGGTTTACCCTGCGTTAGTACGGACATACGACAACACCAACTCACAGGGAACTTGGCTGGGTGCCAGTATCACGCGCCTCCGTGGTTTCGGTGACGTAAGGCTTCCCGACAGAACACTTTGCCTCGCGGTcgtggagagagagagagtggatACATTTGCTCTGCAGTCATGGCGGCCTCTGCGAAATCTGACGACGTCCTCATCATCAATTGTGACGAAACGTACCCGCTAGATTCAGTACACGAGTTGGTCCAGAAATCGTCTCGAGCCACCAGTGTTGAAACGAGTATCGAGCGAAGAAGTTTTTCACTCCCGAAGTTGGCAGAGGTCAGCGAGGAAGTGAAAGGAAAACAACTTCTGTGCGCCATTCTGGTTCTCAACGCCCATGAGTCCCGTCTGTCTATAAACGAGAAGAACGCAGGAATCGGCTACGCCGTTCTCTACAGGGCTCTACGGGAGGCCTCCAACGGTAAGAATACGTGTACTTTATTTCACGCAGTGTCTTTCTGGTTTTGGACAGTAACAGCCACCTATAATGTATCCCctccactctctctctctctctctctctctctctctctctctctctctctctctctctctcgggaatatatatatactttacaCACTTACACGTTCCTAGAATACAAATAAGAATGACAGGAACGTTTTACTGTatattacaaaatatacacTGTTATGTTTTACAGATACTGTACAGAATGATTTTACTGGCCCACTCCCATTTCCCAGTGAGACTAGTGAACAATTAGAACTTTGTATAGTTGGAAAGAGACAGAATGCGATTTTTTTCTTGATACTGACATCAGAAGAATGGGTAATATCTGTGTGCTAATAGCATTCCTAGCAGATACCGTAAATCTTAACATACATGCGGTGAGTTTAAAACCCGACAAAAATAATGAATTGTTTCATAGCTTGGACATGAAACTGAGTAGGCCTTGGAAATACACTCAGCGTACAGTTGCTAAAGAATCTTTACGTGGCTAGTATACATAATGATGTTTCTTCACATTTTATATTTCAGGGCACGTACTTGTTGTAATAGGTGGAGACGAAAAGTCATCGGCGGCAGACAGAAAAGTGGTCTCCAACTGGGTCCGCTACAAAGTCGCATCACAGTTTGAAGATGAGTACCTGGACGGTAGAAGAGGTTTCGTCTTCTCCTGGGGGAAGAGCTTCTATCCCGTACATGAAGAAGCGTGCCAACAGTATCTTCGCGCCATCGGAAGTGGCAAGGACGGGTTGGAGAAACCATTCTCACCTACCGTTCAAACCGTTCAAGCTCTTCCCAAAACAACCTATCAGGGGGGTACAGACACGAAACTGGAGGAACGAAAGTCGCAAGGAGAAGGTCCAGGGTCGGCGCCGGTGGACTCAACTGGCAGCCGGCCACTTCCACCACCGCCTGATACATCTCCACACAACGTCAagatacctgaacatccagtagCACCAGCCAACTCAACGGGACATCGGGAAACCCAACCACGCACGGGGCCATCAAATGAAACTCAAGACAAAGCTGCAGGGCCACCCCAAGCCGCATACTGGCAAGTGCTTCCCGAAAAGCGACACCCCAAGGACCCAGTATCGTCAGAAGCTACGAGAAGAGAAGAAACGGAAGAACGATTGAGAGGTCACGTCAATGAATTAAAAAAGAAGTACCCTACGTATCGAGGTAAACTTCTTGGTGTGCTCAAGTTTGGAATTTTAGATGTTGGGTATACCTATGCTCTCAATGAGAGAGTTCTAGGCTTTCAGGTTCCAAAGTACATGACAAAAACGTTTCATGACGAGAAGAAGTCAACTCCCGAAGTGGATGTGATTATCTACGAAGATCCAAGAGATAACGAATTAGCGTTTATGTACTTGGACCCTTCCAAATCGCATTCTTCTGGGGGCTGGGGATTTTCCCTACCTACCTTACCTAATCCCTTCAGTAAGAAAAAGTGACATTTGTAGATACAGTTTGCTATTGGTAGGCAAGTTGTGGCATGTAGATTAAGATTATGTAGTTAATACAACATGCTCCAAAAGTGTATGGATTAAAAGTGAAGTTATCAAAAGAAAGCGAAGTAGCTCAACTaacaaatgttaaaaaaaaggaaaactagCTAGTTGAATCAATCCAAACGTTGCGCGTATTACGTGAGAAAATGTATACTTTCTGTAAGCTTTGATACTGTTCTTGTACCAACTTCCACTTAAGTTTGATATACAGTTATAGTATTGATACTGCTAGTTTTCCGTTTCAATAAAGGCCAGAAAAATGTCATGGTTCCAGTAGACGTTTCACATAAGTAAAACTAATCAGATGATGAAGTTTAAGCTTGCAAGGTACTGTCAATACTATCCTTAaaaacctgaaaacagtgcaaaatGCATGTGCAGAAAAGTAGTTTATTTGTCACAGGGAAATACTGTTGATGAATACAGCATAGGATGTTTTATTACTACCAGATTCTGCACCACCAATGAATGCCATAGTAGCTGAACAGATGCAGTTTAATGGATATAATTGAAGGTTACCGTAGTAAATTGATAAATGGATAAACTTTTATCACTTTGTATGGCTTTACCATTATCATACCCAGCCCAGTTGGGTTTATGTCATCATGTTGGCAATTTGTGAGATATAATCTTTCTGATTATATCCATCCTGACACTGTATATAACAGTTTCTACAAGTTCACCTTTGTATAGGATTAATGAGGTTTAACAAAACAATGCTGATGTGGTGGGTGCTGCGGGTGTATTTGACACAAATGCATTGTATTGTACCAGGAAAGATGTCGGGTAGAATGATCATGTTGCTGATACTTTCCAGTTTCTCTTtgcattgttcacaatatattaAGTGTGGAAATTCAAGTTGTTGTATGTGTTGTCTTTGCAAATGCCTCAACATTATTGACAATCATTTATCA contains the following coding sequences:
- the LOC118419553 gene encoding uncharacterized protein LOC118419553 — protein: MAASAKSDDVLIINCDETYPLDSVHELVQKSSRATSVETSIERRSFSLPKLAEVSEEVKGKQLLCAILVLNAHESRLSINEKNAGIGYAVLYRALREASNGHVLVVIGGDEKSSAADRKVVSNWVRYKVASQFEDEYLDGRRGFVFSWGKSFYPVHEEACQQYLRAIGSGKDGLEKPFSPTVQTVQALPKTTYQGGTDTKLEERKSQGEGPGSAPVDSTGSRPLPPPPDTSPHNVKIPEHPVAPANSTGHRETQPRTGPSNETQDKAAGPPQAAYWQVLPEKRHPKDPVSSEATRREETEERLRGHVNELKKKYPTYRGKLLGVLKFGILDVGYTYALNERVLGFQVPKYMTKTFHDEKKSTPEVDVIIYEDPRDNELAFMYLDPSKSHSSGGWGFSLPTLPNPFSKKK